The following are from one region of the Pelagibius sp. CAU 1746 genome:
- a CDS encoding aminotransferase class I/II-fold pyridoxal phosphate-dependent enzyme has protein sequence MASPPNLYDAEPIPDSAREEIEALLSSGDLFRYRADADSPAAALERAFAAHMGVPFALAVSSCSSALFLALKALGLEPGDKVAIPAFTFAAVPSAVVHAGCRPLLVEVGANYRIDLADFEACLEEDVKAVLISHMRGHTSDMDAILALCEARGIPVVEDAAHSLGTLWNGRKIGTLGRIGCFSFQSFKMMNAGEGGMLITQDPDIIARAVIMSGAYEHNWLKHAIVHERCRFWQNRLPLYNMRMNNLSAAVARSQIEELARRVRDGRANHDYVARLLNASPWLAVPDPLPQEERAPDSIQFNLEGFDGDAEAVAFQQAANARGVPVQIFGMSEDNARAFWNWQFIGEQRDLPKTRAMLMRACDVRLPARLTQDELDSVATALIEAAAAVKDARRNAAGPYSASA, from the coding sequence ATGGCGAGCCCACCGAATCTCTACGATGCCGAGCCGATCCCCGATTCAGCGCGCGAGGAGATCGAGGCGCTGCTGTCCAGCGGCGACCTGTTCCGCTACCGCGCCGACGCCGACTCTCCGGCCGCCGCGCTGGAGCGTGCTTTCGCCGCCCACATGGGCGTGCCTTTCGCGCTGGCGGTGAGCTCCTGCTCCTCGGCGCTGTTCCTGGCGCTGAAGGCGCTGGGACTGGAGCCGGGCGACAAGGTCGCCATCCCCGCCTTCACCTTCGCCGCCGTGCCCTCGGCCGTGGTGCACGCCGGCTGCCGGCCGCTACTGGTCGAGGTGGGCGCGAACTACCGCATCGACCTGGCCGACTTCGAGGCCTGCCTGGAAGAGGACGTGAAGGCAGTGCTGATCAGCCACATGCGCGGCCACACCTCCGACATGGACGCCATCCTGGCGCTCTGCGAGGCACGCGGCATCCCGGTGGTCGAGGACGCGGCACACTCCCTGGGCACGCTGTGGAACGGCCGTAAGATCGGCACCCTGGGGCGCATCGGCTGCTTCTCCTTCCAGTCGTTCAAGATGATGAATGCCGGCGAGGGCGGCATGCTGATCACCCAGGACCCCGACATCATCGCGCGGGCCGTGATCATGTCCGGTGCCTACGAGCACAACTGGCTGAAGCACGCCATCGTGCACGAGCGTTGTCGCTTCTGGCAGAACCGCCTGCCGCTCTACAACATGCGCATGAACAACCTGTCGGCCGCCGTGGCGCGCTCGCAGATCGAAGAACTGGCGAGGCGCGTGCGCGACGGGCGGGCCAACCACGACTACGTGGCGCGGCTGCTGAATGCCTCGCCCTGGCTGGCGGTGCCCGACCCGCTCCCCCAGGAGGAACGCGCGCCGGATTCCATCCAGTTCAACCTGGAAGGCTTCGACGGCGACGCCGAAGCCGTGGCCTTCCAGCAGGCGGCCAACGCGCGCGGCGTGCCGGTGCAGATCTTCGGCATGTCGGAGGACAACGCGCGGGCGTTCTGGAACTGGCAGTTCATCGGCGAACAGCGCGACCTGCCCAAGACCCGCGCCATGCTGATGCGTGCCTGCGACGTGCGCCTG
- a CDS encoding UvrD-helicase domain-containing protein — translation MTSRIGKPDTETDVALRDRLNSEGTRHFVMVAGAGSGKTTSLVKALAHLACSQGPRFRREGKQIACITYTEVAVEEIKGDVGGDNLFHISTIHSFLWTVIKPFQKNLRTWVLERLDRKIAEANEKIGNPRSRATTKAKAAEDIERYTRQKDEIKRVKTFRYGTGSDYSNGILGHSDILSIGPDFIRNSEIMRKVIARRFPVIFVDESQDTDPNFVEALRIIATDGYHDLCLGFFGDPVQKIYMQGAGPIATEEGWVTLRKPENFRCPQKVLAVINSIRAEDDRLEQTGGRVKEINGKNVFVQGTARVVILPADERRQERLENARSWLAEQDDDEDWCADEDAVEADIRLLVLVHRMAANRLGFPSIYSALNDKAPEDLKSGLVDGTAWVVRPFLSYILPLIAAQHSNSEFEVMRMLRRYCPCLQPEHLAGLDAAEILADLKDNIAELTQRFEPDGGHTIGDIFLFLKNNRLLALDERFDDLLKLYQEGQPPEQEAPENAAHRFALSPATELWGYRRYIEDLSPFATQQGIKGAEFEKVLLVIDDQEGVNPAFSYGKYFGVTELTAKDQDNIDQKKDSVIDRTRRLFYVCCSRALHDLAVVVFAEDVERMREAIQAKTFFQSDDIVTL, via the coding sequence ATGACGAGCCGCATAGGCAAACCTGACACCGAGACCGACGTCGCCCTTCGGGACCGCCTGAATAGCGAGGGCACCCGTCACTTCGTGATGGTTGCTGGCGCTGGTTCAGGAAAGACCACTTCGCTCGTCAAAGCCCTTGCACACCTTGCATGTTCACAAGGCCCGCGCTTTAGGCGTGAGGGGAAACAGATTGCTTGCATCACTTATACGGAAGTTGCTGTGGAGGAGATCAAAGGTGATGTCGGTGGCGACAACCTATTTCATATTTCAACCATTCACAGCTTTCTTTGGACTGTTATTAAGCCCTTCCAAAAGAACCTGCGAACCTGGGTGCTTGAGCGACTCGATCGAAAGATCGCCGAGGCGAATGAGAAAATCGGGAATCCTCGTAGCCGCGCAACAACAAAGGCAAAAGCAGCGGAAGATATAGAACGCTATACCCGCCAAAAAGATGAGATCAAACGGGTGAAGACCTTCCGCTATGGCACCGGAAGTGACTACTCGAACGGCATCCTGGGGCATAGCGACATCCTAAGCATCGGTCCGGATTTTATCCGCAACAGTGAAATCATGCGCAAGGTCATCGCACGTAGATTTCCCGTTATCTTTGTCGATGAGAGTCAGGATACCGATCCAAATTTCGTTGAGGCGCTCCGAATCATTGCAACGGATGGATACCACGATTTATGTCTCGGGTTCTTCGGTGATCCAGTACAGAAAATCTACATGCAAGGGGCTGGCCCGATCGCAACGGAGGAAGGTTGGGTGACGCTGCGGAAACCTGAGAATTTTCGTTGCCCACAGAAAGTGCTAGCGGTTATCAACAGCATTCGTGCAGAGGATGACCGGCTTGAGCAGACGGGCGGCCGCGTAAAGGAGATAAATGGCAAAAATGTCTTTGTCCAGGGCACGGCACGAGTCGTGATATTGCCCGCAGACGAAAGGCGGCAAGAGCGCCTTGAAAACGCAAGATCTTGGCTTGCCGAACAAGATGACGACGAAGATTGGTGCGCAGACGAGGATGCGGTGGAGGCTGACATACGGCTCCTTGTTCTCGTCCATCGGATGGCGGCTAACCGACTTGGCTTTCCCAGCATTTATTCAGCGCTTAACGATAAGGCGCCCGAAGACCTAAAGTCAGGACTTGTAGATGGCACAGCTTGGGTTGTAAGGCCTTTCCTTTCTTACATTTTGCCGTTGATTGCCGCACAGCATAGCAATTCTGAGTTCGAGGTGATGCGGATGTTGCGCCGATATTGCCCGTGCCTTCAACCCGAACACTTGGCAGGCTTAGATGCGGCTGAGATTCTTGCAGATTTGAAGGACAATATTGCTGAATTGACACAGCGATTTGAACCAGATGGCGGCCATACAATCGGTGATATTTTTTTGTTCCTTAAAAACAATAGGCTCCTGGCACTCGACGAACGTTTCGATGATCTTCTTAAGCTGTACCAAGAAGGTCAACCACCGGAACAGGAGGCACCTGAGAATGCTGCTCACCGCTTCGCGCTAAGCCCGGCAACTGAATTGTGGGGTTATCGCCGCTATATTGAGGATCTTTCACCTTTCGCCACCCAGCAGGGAATCAAGGGGGCCGAGTTCGAAAAGGTTCTTTTAGTCATTGATGACCAAGAGGGTGTAAATCCTGCGTTCTCTTACGGAAAATACTTTGGAGTCACTGAGCTCACCGCAAAAGATCAAGATAATATCGACCAAAAGAAAGACTCCGTCATCGATCGAACGAGGCGGTTATTTTACGTGTGCTGCTCGCGCGCCCTCCATGACTTGGCAGTTGTCGTATTTGCTGAAGACGTCGAACGAATGCGCGAAGCAATCCAAGCCAAGACATTCTTTCAATCAGACGACATCGTTACTCTTTGA
- a CDS encoding sugar-transfer associated ATP-grasp domain-containing protein — protein sequence MSNAAKQAAETPAEGNPADHAETVHEAAQNGPETGRAGLAAAQAAGGDDARARQDRLAHAVSHDRADQSKAKPPIAEYLRHAQQRSGRGPFELVREYFRLHRGPGRITLPEYIQYGVYDRQRHSPVGQARFITNTLHWPITHACCDMTWQATTEDKWLCSHILARSDIPVPQTLAVIDRSARRYPGTEKIATAAELRAFMTAPGVLPAFGKENRGICSFGAFLVETADNEGLALAGRGRVGYEACIDELVGDTPYLLQRLERNHDFFQRYTDALATVRLCILIADDGVKIPFAVLKLPARGNVADSFWRPGNLACKLDVASGEILTARTKDPLGTTDHDADPVSGAPLVGEHLPIWERVIELARNCAPIFRPVRYQSMDVAITPNGPVLIEINTGGGFDLPQLATGEGFLTDEVRDFFRACGYRRL from the coding sequence ATGAGCAACGCGGCGAAACAGGCGGCCGAAACGCCCGCCGAAGGGAATCCTGCGGATCACGCAGAGACGGTTCACGAAGCGGCGCAGAACGGGCCGGAAACCGGGCGGGCGGGTCTGGCAGCGGCACAGGCCGCCGGCGGCGACGATGCCCGCGCCCGGCAGGACCGGCTGGCCCATGCTGTCAGCCACGACCGCGCCGACCAGAGCAAGGCCAAGCCACCGATCGCCGAATACCTGCGCCACGCCCAGCAGAGAAGCGGGCGCGGCCCCTTCGAGCTGGTGCGCGAGTACTTCCGCCTGCACCGCGGCCCCGGCCGGATCACCCTGCCGGAATACATCCAGTACGGCGTCTACGACCGGCAGCGCCACAGCCCGGTCGGGCAGGCGCGCTTCATCACCAACACCCTGCACTGGCCGATCACCCACGCCTGCTGCGACATGACCTGGCAGGCGACCACCGAGGACAAGTGGCTCTGCTCCCACATCCTGGCGCGCAGCGACATTCCAGTGCCGCAGACCCTGGCGGTGATCGACCGCAGCGCGCGGCGCTATCCCGGCACCGAGAAGATTGCTACCGCGGCCGAGCTGCGCGCCTTCATGACGGCGCCCGGCGTGCTGCCCGCCTTCGGCAAGGAGAACCGCGGCATCTGCAGTTTCGGCGCCTTCCTGGTGGAGACCGCCGACAACGAGGGCTTGGCGCTGGCGGGCCGCGGGCGCGTCGGCTACGAGGCCTGCATCGACGAACTGGTCGGCGATACGCCTTACCTGCTGCAGCGGCTGGAGCGCAACCACGACTTCTTCCAGCGCTATACCGACGCGCTGGCGACGGTGCGCCTTTGCATCCTGATCGCCGACGACGGCGTGAAGATCCCCTTTGCGGTGCTGAAGCTGCCGGCGCGCGGCAACGTGGCCGACAGCTTCTGGCGGCCCGGCAACCTGGCCTGCAAGCTGGACGTGGCGAGCGGCGAAATCCTGACCGCGCGCACCAAGGACCCGCTGGGCACCACCGACCACGACGCCGACCCGGTGAGCGGCGCGCCGCTGGTGGGCGAACACCTGCCGATTTGGGAGCGCGTGATCGAGCTGGCGCGCAACTGCGCGCCGATCTTCCGGCCGGTGCGCTACCAGTCGATGGACGTGGCAATCACCCCAAACGGCCCGGTGCTGATCGAGATCAACACCGGCGGCGGCTTCGACCTGCCTCAGCTCGCCACCGGCGAGGGCTTCTTGACCGACGAGGTGCGCGACTTCTTCCGCGCCTGCGGCTACCGCAGGCTGTGA
- a CDS encoding GNAT family N-acetyltransferase: MISTSPLIRPPRPDDHDQWLPLWHAYNVFYGHAWGPAGEPPVAPGVTAMTWGRLFDDAQPLWGLVAEAEDGSLLGFTHYLYHLSTNVLGSLCYLEDLFTAEAARGQGVGRALIEAVCDAATAAGAKRVYWQTQGDNATARRLYDAVAKNSGAIIYEREIKGGR; this comes from the coding sequence TTGATTTCCACCTCCCCCCTCATCCGCCCGCCGCGCCCTGACGACCACGACCAGTGGCTTCCCCTCTGGCATGCCTACAACGTCTTCTACGGGCACGCCTGGGGGCCGGCCGGCGAGCCGCCGGTGGCACCCGGCGTGACGGCGATGACCTGGGGGCGGCTCTTCGACGATGCCCAGCCGCTGTGGGGACTGGTGGCGGAAGCGGAGGACGGCAGCCTGCTGGGCTTCACCCACTACCTCTATCACCTGAGCACCAATGTCCTGGGCTCGCTGTGCTACCTGGAGGACCTTTTCACCGCCGAGGCGGCGCGCGGGCAAGGCGTCGGGCGGGCGCTGATCGAGGCGGTCTGCGACGCGGCCACGGCGGCGGGCGCCAAGCGCGTCTACTGGCAGACGCAAGGCGACAACGCGACGGCGCGGCGGCTCTACGACGCCGTGGCCAAGAACAGCGGCGCCATCATCTACGAGCGCGAGATCAAGGGCGGGCGCTAG